A section of the Rickettsiales bacterium genome encodes:
- the metG gene encoding methionine--tRNA ligase produces MSKNYYITSAIYYVNDAPHIGHAYTSLACDVMARFMRMSGVKVHFLTGADEHGQKVEKSAKIKGVDPQKFTDEVSQRFRDLSSLLNLSNDDFIRTTEGRHKEGAKALWSKLVENGYIYLDKYAGWYAMRDEAFYTESELVDGKAPTGAEVEWIEEPSYFFALSKFQDKLLKFYENNPNFIEPVSRRNEVINFVKSGLFDLSVSRTSFKWGIKVPGDSDHVMYVWLDALVNYISALGYPNNTELYNDFWPADLHIIGKDILRFHAIYWPAFLMAADVPLPKKILAHGWWTNEGQKISKSLGNVIDPVDLVEEFGLDQTRYFLMREVPFGQDGNFSKLNMQNRVNSELANNIGNLAQRTLAFINKNADARIPDVNIDKMYQNPLLNGLKDKVSAYQEFMLSQKFSHALDVVIGIASDANLFIDDQAPWALRKTDHGKMLEVLYILVEMIRYIGLLLLPFIPDSMEKLLTQLGVEDKSFESVSIEHALKPGSELPVPQGIFPRIV; encoded by the coding sequence GTGTCTAAAAATTATTATATAACTTCTGCCATTTATTACGTTAATGATGCACCGCATATTGGTCATGCATACACGAGTTTAGCTTGTGATGTTATGGCAAGATTCATGCGTATGTCTGGGGTTAAAGTACATTTTTTAACGGGTGCTGATGAGCATGGACAGAAGGTGGAGAAGTCTGCTAAAATAAAAGGTGTTGATCCGCAGAAATTTACTGATGAAGTTTCGCAGAGGTTTAGAGATTTATCGTCGTTATTAAATTTATCTAATGATGATTTTATTCGCACTACTGAAGGGAGGCATAAAGAAGGAGCTAAGGCTTTATGGAGTAAATTAGTAGAGAATGGTTATATTTATTTAGATAAATATGCTGGCTGGTATGCAATGCGTGATGAGGCATTTTATACGGAGTCTGAGTTGGTTGATGGTAAAGCTCCAACAGGCGCAGAAGTAGAATGGATAGAAGAGCCTAGCTATTTTTTTGCTCTGTCAAAATTTCAAGATAAGTTACTTAAGTTTTACGAAAATAATCCTAATTTTATTGAGCCAGTATCGCGTCGCAATGAGGTGATCAATTTTGTAAAAAGTGGCTTATTTGATTTGTCGGTATCGCGCACTAGTTTTAAATGGGGAATAAAAGTTCCAGGAGATTCAGATCACGTGATGTATGTATGGTTAGATGCTCTTGTTAATTATATTTCTGCTTTAGGCTATCCAAACAACACAGAGTTATATAATGATTTCTGGCCAGCTGATCTACATATTATAGGTAAGGATATTTTAAGGTTTCACGCTATATATTGGCCAGCTTTTCTAATGGCTGCAGATGTTCCCTTGCCTAAAAAAATTCTTGCTCATGGGTGGTGGACTAATGAAGGACAGAAAATTTCTAAATCTCTTGGTAATGTTATCGATCCTGTGGATTTAGTTGAAGAATTTGGGCTGGATCAAACCAGATATTTTTTAATGCGTGAGGTTCCATTTGGTCAGGATGGAAATTTTTCTAAACTTAATATGCAAAATAGAGTGAATAGTGAACTTGCTAATAATATAGGGAATCTTGCTCAACGAACTCTAGCTTTTATTAATAAAAATGCTGATGCAAGAATTCCTGATGTAAATATAGATAAAATGTATCAGAATCCATTGCTTAATGGTTTAAAAGATAAAGTTAGTGCTTATCAAGAATTTATGTTGTCTCAAAAATTCAGTCATGCTTTAGATGTTGTTATTGGTATAGCTAGCGATGCTAATTTATTCATTGATGATCAGGCTCCTTGGGCTTTGCGTAAGACAGATCATGGCAAAATGTTAGAGGTGTTATATATATTAGTAGAAATGATTCGCTATATAGGATTGCTTTTGTTGCCTTTCATACCTGATTCCATGGAAAAGCTTCTTACTCAATTAGGAGTGGAGGATAAGTCTTTTGAAAGTGTAAGCATAGAACATGCATTGAAGCCAGGAAGCGAGCTTCCTGTTCCGCAAGGAATTTTCCCAAGAATTGTATAG